A window from Physeter macrocephalus isolate SW-GA chromosome 11, ASM283717v5, whole genome shotgun sequence encodes these proteins:
- the LOC102974991 gene encoding small ubiquitin-related modifier 1 isoform X2, whose translation MSDQEAKPSTEDLGDKKEGEYIKLKVTGQESSEIYFKVKMTTHLKKLKESYCQRQLGIEREDVIEVYQEQTGGHSTV comes from the exons ATGTCTGACCAGGAGGCAAAACCTTCAACTGAGGATTTAGGGGATAAGAAGGAAGGAGAATATATTAAACTCAAGGTCACAGGACAGGAGAGCAGTGAGATTTACTTCAAAGTGAAAATGACAACACATCTCAAGAAACTCAAAGAATCATACTGTCAAAGAC AACTGGGAATAGAGAGAGAAGATGTGATTGAAGTTTATCAGGAACAAACAGGGGGTCATTCAACAGTTTAG
- the LOC102974991 gene encoding small ubiquitin-related modifier 1 isoform X1 produces MSDQEAKPSTEDLGDKKEGEYIKLKVTGQESSEIYFKVKMTTHLKKLKESYCQRQGVPMNSLRFLFEGQRTADNHTPKELGIEREDVIEVYQEQTGGHSTV; encoded by the exons ATGTCTGACCAGGAGGCAAAACCTTCAACTGAGGATTTAGGGGATAAGAAGGAAGGAGAATATATTAAACTCAAGGTCACAGGACAGGAGAGCAGTGAGATTTACTTCAAAGTGAAAATGACAACACATCTCAAGAAACTCAAAGAATCATACTGTCAAAGACAGGGAGTTCCCATGAATTCACTCAG GTTTCTTTTTGAAGGTCAGAGAACTGCTGATAATCATACTCCAAAAGAACTGGGAATAGAGAGAGAAGATGTGATTGAAGTTTATCAGGAACAAACAGGGGGTCATTCAACAGTTTAG